A genomic stretch from Acidobacteriota bacterium includes:
- a CDS encoding ParB/RepB/Spo0J family partition protein → MSKKALGKGLGAFIPEEFSILKDERFAELDLEQVKPNPFQPRTKFVDQTIDELAQSIKETGIVQPIVVTPDEDHYMIIVGERRWRAAQKAGLRKVPVLIRNIPKEKQLEISLIENIHREELNALEIAQAYQRLIDDHGYAQHELADKVGKDRSSVTNYLRLLKLPPEIQERLTNGEISMGHARALLALEDAATQLFCCKQVIERGLSVRNTESLVNRLKKRAPRTQRSLSDPDLHALQEEMLKMLGTKVLVSGSRNKGVLKIFYFSLDDLNRIYDRIKGANA, encoded by the coding sequence ATGAGCAAGAAAGCCCTGGGAAAAGGTCTGGGAGCGTTCATCCCCGAGGAATTCAGCATCCTCAAGGACGAGCGCTTCGCCGAGCTCGATCTCGAGCAGGTCAAGCCGAACCCGTTTCAGCCGAGGACGAAGTTCGTCGACCAAACCATAGACGAGCTGGCCCAATCGATCAAGGAGACGGGTATCGTGCAGCCGATCGTCGTCACTCCCGACGAAGATCATTACATGATCATCGTCGGGGAGCGCCGGTGGCGGGCCGCCCAGAAGGCGGGTCTGCGCAAGGTGCCGGTCCTCATCCGCAATATTCCTAAGGAAAAGCAGCTCGAGATCTCCCTCATCGAGAATATCCACCGGGAGGAGTTGAACGCCCTGGAGATCGCCCAGGCTTACCAGAGGCTGATCGACGACCACGGCTACGCCCAGCACGAGCTGGCCGACAAGGTCGGCAAGGACCGCAGCTCGGTCACGAACTATCTCCGGCTGCTCAAGCTTCCTCCGGAGATCCAGGAACGGCTGACCAACGGGGAGATCTCCATGGGGCACGCCCGGGCCCTGTTGGCCCTCGAGGACGCGGCAACCCAGCTCTTCTGCTGCAAGCAGGTCATCGAGCGGGGGCTGTCGGTGCGCAACACCGAGTCCCTGGTCAACCGGCTCAAGAAGAGGGCGCCCCGGACCCAGCGCAGCCTGTCCGATCCCGACCTCCATGCCCTGCAGGAGGAGATGCTCAAGATGCTGGGCACCAAGGTCCTGGTCTCGGGCTCCAGGAACAAGGGCGTCCTGAAGATCTTTTATTTCTCCCTGGACGACCTCAATCGGATCTATGATAGGATCAAAGGAGCAAACGCATGA
- a CDS encoding ParA family protein, with protein sequence MNKVIAVANQKGGVGKTTTSINLSACLALKSRRTLLIDLDPQGMSTLGLAKPKENGKGIYEAMMNGRDFMDCVLGTELENLYLCPCSPELAGIEAELYEADQREKRLVEAVEKGRRYFNYIIIDCPPSLGFLTINALSAADSLIIPVQTEFFCMEGIPDLFQTLETVRTYFNPRLAVEGILLTMYDERTNLSKQVADEIRKSLKHIMFESIIPRSIRLAEAPSFGKPVVLYDVKSKGAEAYINLAEEIIRR encoded by the coding sequence ATGAACAAGGTAATCGCCGTAGCCAACCAGAAGGGCGGGGTCGGCAAGACCACGACCTCCATCAATTTGTCCGCCTGCCTGGCTCTCAAAAGCCGCAGGACGCTTCTTATTGACCTGGATCCGCAGGGCATGTCGACGCTCGGCCTGGCCAAACCGAAGGAGAACGGCAAGGGGATCTACGAGGCCATGATGAATGGCCGCGATTTCATGGATTGCGTCCTGGGGACCGAGCTGGAGAACCTTTATCTTTGCCCTTGTTCGCCCGAGCTGGCCGGGATCGAGGCCGAGCTCTACGAGGCCGATCAAAGAGAAAAGCGCCTGGTCGAAGCGGTCGAAAAGGGGCGGCGATATTTCAACTACATCATCATCGACTGTCCGCCCTCGCTCGGCTTCCTGACGATCAACGCCCTGTCCGCGGCTGACTCTTTGATCATCCCGGTCCAGACGGAATTTTTCTGCATGGAAGGGATCCCGGATCTCTTCCAGACCCTCGAGACAGTCCGGACCTATTTCAATCCCAGGCTGGCCGTCGAGGGCATTCTGCTGACCATGTACGACGAGCGGACGAACCTGTCCAAGCAAGTCGCCGACGAGATCCGCAAGTCCTTGAAGCATATCATGTTCGAATCCATCATCCCGCGCAGCATCCGTCTGGCCGAGGCCCCGAGCTTCGGCAAGCCCGTCGTTCTCTACGACGTCAAGTCCAAGGGCGCGGAAGCCTATATCAACCTGGCCGAGGAGATCATCCGCCGATGA
- a CDS encoding phosphomannomutase/phosphoglucomutase: MDINPKIFREYDIRGIAGVDLDEPVVEILGRAMGTFFLGRGQNDVALGRDVRLSSPGFAQALTRGLLSTGCDVADLGVVPTPLLYFSVFYKRMPAGVMITGSHNPPEHNGFKIMSGEETLYGKTIQGLYEIVRKGVFPRGQGRVRPLDIVPEYQDYVAGNVHLARPVRMVVDAGNGTGGVVAVPLLRRLGADVTALFCEPDGRFPNHHPDPTIPEAMEKLVARVRETGAEVGVAYDGDADRIGVVDDAGRILWGDQLLIVFARDILPSRPGAAVISEVKASKVLYEEIEKLGGRPIMWRTGHSLIKEKIKEENAPLAGEMSGHIFFNDRWFGFDDAIYASARLIEILSRSRDKLSVMMAGLPKTCVTPEIRIYASDEVKFKIVDEVRKILAARHPVIDIDGVRAVFPKGWGLVRASNTQAVIVMRFEADTEADLAAIQAEVRGVLQQVINSLGAS, from the coding sequence TTGGACATCAACCCAAAGATCTTCAGGGAATACGACATCCGCGGCATCGCCGGCGTGGACCTCGACGAGCCCGTGGTCGAGATCCTGGGCCGGGCCATGGGCACGTTCTTTCTCGGCCGCGGCCAGAACGACGTCGCCCTCGGACGCGACGTCCGGTTGAGCTCGCCCGGCTTCGCCCAGGCCCTGACCCGCGGGCTTCTCTCGACGGGCTGCGACGTCGCCGACCTGGGCGTCGTGCCCACGCCGCTCCTGTACTTCTCCGTGTTCTATAAAAGGATGCCGGCCGGGGTCATGATCACGGGATCGCACAACCCGCCGGAGCACAACGGCTTCAAGATTATGTCCGGGGAGGAGACGCTCTACGGCAAGACGATCCAGGGCCTCTACGAGATCGTCCGCAAGGGCGTCTTCCCGCGCGGCCAGGGCCGCGTCCGCCCGCTCGACATCGTCCCCGAGTACCAGGACTATGTGGCCGGGAACGTGCATCTCGCCCGCCCGGTCAGGATGGTCGTCGACGCCGGCAACGGCACCGGCGGCGTCGTGGCCGTTCCCCTTCTCCGCCGGCTGGGCGCCGACGTGACCGCGCTTTTCTGCGAGCCGGACGGCCGCTTCCCCAACCACCATCCCGACCCGACCATCCCCGAGGCGATGGAAAAGCTTGTCGCCAGGGTCCGCGAAACAGGCGCCGAGGTCGGGGTCGCCTACGACGGCGACGCCGACCGGATCGGCGTCGTGGACGACGCCGGCCGGATCCTGTGGGGCGACCAGCTGCTCATCGTCTTCGCCCGGGACATCCTGCCGTCGCGGCCCGGCGCGGCCGTCATCTCCGAGGTCAAGGCCTCCAAGGTCCTCTACGAGGAGATCGAGAAGCTCGGCGGCCGGCCGATCATGTGGCGCACCGGCCACTCGCTGATCAAGGAGAAGATCAAGGAGGAGAACGCCCCGCTCGCCGGCGAGATGAGCGGTCACATCTTCTTCAACGACCGCTGGTTCGGCTTCGACGACGCCATCTACGCCTCGGCCCGGCTCATCGAGATCCTGTCCCGCTCCCGGGACAAGCTCTCGGTGATGATGGCCGGCCTGCCGAAAACCTGCGTCACGCCCGAGATCCGCATCTACGCTTCCGACGAAGTCAAGTTCAAGATCGTCGACGAGGTCCGCAAGATCCTGGCCGCCCGCCATCCGGTCATCGACATAGACGGCGTCCGGGCCGTCTTCCCGAAGGGCTGGGGTCTGGTCCGGGCCTCGAACACCCAGGCCGTCATCGTCATGCGCTTCGAGGCCGACACCGAGGCCGACCTGGCCGCGATCCAGGCCGAGGTCCGCGGCGTCCTGCAGCAGGTCATCAACAGCCTCGGAGCGTCATGA
- a CDS encoding CTP synthase, with protein sequence MTKYIFVTGGVISGLGKGIAAASIGRLLESHGYKITILKLDPYLNVDPGTMSPYQHGEVYVTDDGAETDLDLGHYERFTSTRTSRAHNWTAGRVYESIIRKERKGEYLGKTVQVIPHVTDMIKSAIEAVSDGNDIVICEIGGTVGDIESLPFLEATRQMRLALGVDRTLFIHLTLVPYVGVSGELKTKPTQHSVKELRAIGIQPDILLCRTGRHLSAEIKSKIALFTNVPVDAVITALDVDTVYEIPLNYADQGLDATILKMLRLQRRQKNLAAWEAMVDRLKHPKDVVEIALVGKYAGLHDSYMSLNQALIHGGLAHRLCVKIDWIESEALEKGDPALILGQKDGILVPGGFGKRGIEGKIRAVTYARENNVPFFGICLGMQCASIEYARSLAGLKKANSTEFVPDAPHKVIVRWRELALDADIGGTMRLGQFRCDIKKGSLAHQAYRALHISERHRHRYEFNPAYKDALADAGMIFSGINPDYGLVEIVEAPNHPWFLGCQFHPEFKSKPLAPHPLFKAFIGASYARRRREGRAGKAGEGAAANPEHTDNK encoded by the coding sequence ATGACCAAGTATATCTTCGTGACAGGCGGGGTCATATCCGGTCTGGGCAAGGGCATCGCCGCGGCTTCGATCGGACGCCTCCTCGAAAGCCACGGCTACAAGATCACCATCCTCAAGCTCGATCCGTACCTCAACGTCGATCCGGGGACCATGAGCCCGTACCAGCACGGGGAGGTCTACGTCACCGACGACGGCGCGGAGACCGATCTCGATCTCGGGCATTACGAGCGTTTCACGTCGACCAGGACATCGCGGGCCCACAACTGGACGGCCGGGAGGGTCTACGAATCCATCATCCGGAAGGAACGAAAAGGCGAGTATCTCGGCAAGACCGTCCAGGTCATTCCTCATGTCACCGACATGATCAAGAGCGCGATCGAGGCCGTCTCTGACGGTAACGACATTGTTATCTGTGAGATAGGCGGGACGGTCGGCGACATCGAGAGCCTGCCCTTCCTCGAGGCGACGCGCCAGATGCGCCTGGCCCTCGGCGTCGATCGGACCCTGTTCATCCACTTGACCCTGGTCCCCTACGTCGGCGTTTCCGGCGAGCTCAAGACCAAGCCGACGCAGCACAGCGTCAAGGAGCTGCGGGCGATCGGCATCCAGCCGGACATCCTGCTCTGCCGCACCGGCCGCCATCTCTCGGCCGAGATCAAGTCGAAGATCGCCCTCTTCACCAACGTCCCGGTCGACGCCGTCATCACGGCCCTCGACGTCGACACCGTCTACGAGATCCCGTTGAACTACGCCGACCAGGGCCTGGACGCGACCATCCTCAAGATGCTGCGCCTGCAGCGCCGGCAGAAGAACCTGGCGGCCTGGGAGGCCATGGTCGACCGGCTCAAGCACCCGAAGGACGTCGTCGAGATCGCGCTGGTCGGCAAGTACGCCGGCCTCCACGATTCCTACATGAGCCTCAACCAGGCCCTCATCCACGGCGGCCTGGCCCACCGGCTGTGCGTCAAGATCGACTGGATCGAGTCCGAGGCGCTGGAGAAAGGCGACCCCGCCCTGATCCTGGGCCAGAAGGACGGCATCCTCGTGCCCGGCGGCTTCGGCAAGCGCGGCATCGAGGGCAAGATCCGCGCCGTCACCTACGCCCGCGAGAACAACGTCCCGTTCTTCGGCATCTGCCTGGGCATGCAGTGCGCCTCGATCGAATACGCCCGCTCCCTGGCCGGGCTGAAGAAGGCCAACAGCACCGAGTTCGTGCCGGACGCGCCGCACAAGGTCATCGTCCGCTGGCGCGAGCTGGCCCTGGACGCCGACATCGGCGGCACGATGCGCCTGGGCCAGTTCCGCTGCGACATCAAGAAGGGCTCCCTGGCCCACCAGGCCTACCGGGCCCTGCACATCTCGGAGCGGCACCGCCACCGCTACGAGTTCAATCCGGCCTACAAGGACGCTCTGGCCGACGCCGGCATGATCTTCTCCGGGATCAACCCGGATTACGGCCTGGTCGAGATCGTCGAGGCCCCGAACCACCCCTGGTTCCTGGGCTGCCAATTCCATCCGGAGTTCAAATCCAAGCCCCTGGCCCCGCACCCGCTGTTCAAGGCCTTCATCGGCGCGAGCTACGCCCGGCGGCGCCGGGAGGGACGCGCCGGGAAGGCCGGAGAGGGAGCGGCCGCCAATCCTGAACATACTGATAATAAATAA
- a CDS encoding pitrilysin family protein codes for MNKRIVVLAAAAFLLAAFAAAADVTLNVQEHVLANGMKILMIPKPGVPRVVCHIYFKVGSINERPGITGSAHVHEHLMFKGTEVMGVTDYAAESKIDARIDELMGLVYKEKYWKADGDQAKIAAWQKEVDDLVKAQKAYIIKDDLWTQYMKNGGTGLNASTSQETTGYYVTLPSNKVELQMLMESDRLMNARFREFYSEKDVIMEERRLSENQPGYFFNEQVNAGFYTASPYHWDVIGWMDDLKKMTKEDLVAFHNTYYVPNNAVAIYVGDFDPKAIVAMAEKYFGRIPKGPDLEPIRDGEPPQYGEKRFYGEGPAPTSLQMMFHTPRDGDPDTPALSILATTLGSGGGGFRGGMGGGGGTGRLYKTLVRDKQLAVSASASSRPQWYVGAFQFRATPRVDKGVKPEDLEKEIWAEIDKIKKDGLTEDEIQKAKNQGEAMFVRSLGSAMGLASRVGRAELMRGWRAILTDLDALKQVTNDDIKRVAAKYLVKDNSLAAIYTRKSGR; via the coding sequence ATGAACAAGCGCATCGTTGTCCTCGCCGCGGCCGCCTTCCTGCTCGCGGCCTTCGCCGCCGCCGCCGACGTGACCCTGAACGTCCAGGAGCACGTCCTCGCGAACGGCATGAAGATCCTCATGATCCCCAAGCCGGGCGTGCCCCGGGTCGTCTGCCACATCTACTTCAAGGTGGGTTCGATCAACGAGCGGCCGGGCATCACCGGCAGCGCCCACGTCCACGAGCACCTGATGTTCAAGGGCACCGAGGTCATGGGCGTCACGGATTATGCCGCGGAGTCCAAGATCGACGCCCGGATCGACGAGCTCATGGGCCTGGTCTACAAGGAGAAATACTGGAAGGCCGACGGCGACCAGGCCAAGATCGCCGCCTGGCAAAAAGAGGTCGACGATCTGGTCAAAGCCCAGAAAGCCTACATCATCAAGGACGACCTCTGGACGCAGTACATGAAGAACGGCGGCACCGGGCTCAACGCCTCGACCAGCCAGGAGACGACCGGCTACTACGTTACCCTGCCGTCCAACAAGGTCGAGCTCCAGATGCTCATGGAATCCGACCGGCTGATGAACGCCCGCTTCCGCGAGTTCTACTCCGAGAAGGACGTCATCATGGAGGAGCGCCGGTTGAGCGAGAACCAGCCCGGCTACTTCTTCAACGAGCAGGTCAACGCCGGGTTCTACACGGCCTCGCCCTACCACTGGGACGTCATCGGCTGGATGGACGACCTGAAGAAGATGACCAAAGAGGACCTGGTCGCGTTCCACAACACCTACTACGTCCCCAACAACGCCGTGGCTATCTACGTCGGCGACTTCGATCCGAAAGCGATCGTGGCCATGGCCGAAAAATATTTTGGGCGCATCCCCAAGGGCCCGGACCTCGAGCCCATCCGCGACGGCGAGCCGCCCCAGTACGGGGAAAAACGCTTTTACGGCGAGGGCCCGGCTCCCACCAGCCTGCAGATGATGTTCCACACGCCGCGCGACGGCGATCCGGATACGCCGGCCCTGTCCATCCTGGCCACCACGCTGGGTTCGGGCGGCGGCGGCTTCCGCGGCGGCATGGGCGGCGGGGGCGGCACGGGCCGCCTCTACAAGACGCTCGTCCGCGACAAGCAGCTGGCCGTCAGCGCCTCGGCCTCGAGCCGGCCCCAATGGTACGTCGGGGCCTTCCAGTTCCGGGCGACGCCGCGCGTCGACAAGGGCGTCAAGCCCGAGGACCTGGAGAAGGAGATCTGGGCCGAGATCGACAAGATCAAGAAGGACGGCCTGACGGAGGACGAGATCCAGAAGGCCAAGAACCAGGGCGAGGCCATGTTCGTCCGCAGCCTCGGCAGCGCCATGGGCCTGGCCAGCCGGGTCGGCCGGGCCGAGCTCATGCGCGGCTGGCGGGCCATCCTGACCGACCTCGACGCCCTCAAGCAGGTCACCAATGACGACATCAAGCGCGTCGCCGCCAAGTACCTCGTCAAGGACAACAGCCTGGCGGCGATCTACACCCGGAAGTCGGGCCGGTAA
- a CDS encoding sugar phosphate nucleotidyltransferase, with the protein MKGRDVRAVILAGGRGTRFWPLGRAARPKQFLRIAGPDPMLLETVRRIRPLVPPRRLTLVADAVQTRQARKLLPKLPKGCFLVEPEARNTAPALMLATARVWLENPEAVVAVLPADHLVRGQDRFLRRLGDAAEAAARERVLVTFGIPPTYPATGFGYIRHDRGAGRRIGGTIFFPAREFKEKPSLAQADEYLASGDYAWNSGMFLWRAGVFAEKLERFAPELVPAWKAMTAALRSGSRARLKAAFKLAPALSIDYALMEKAGGVLVADGDFGWSDVGSWSTLAEIWPRDPSGNAARGDVLALDSRDCLVWNPGRLTALVGVRDLVVIQAGDALLVCDAALDQKVKDVVEALKRKKRLRKYV; encoded by the coding sequence ATGAAAGGGCGTGACGTCCGCGCCGTCATCCTGGCCGGGGGCCGGGGGACCCGCTTCTGGCCGCTCGGCCGGGCGGCCCGGCCGAAGCAGTTCCTGCGCATCGCCGGGCCCGACCCCATGCTGCTCGAGACGGTCCGGCGCATCCGGCCGCTCGTCCCGCCGCGGCGGCTGACGCTCGTAGCCGACGCCGTCCAGACGCGACAGGCCCGCAAGCTCCTGCCGAAACTGCCCAAAGGCTGTTTCCTGGTCGAGCCGGAGGCCCGCAACACCGCCCCGGCCCTGATGCTCGCGACCGCCCGGGTCTGGCTCGAGAACCCGGAAGCCGTAGTGGCCGTCCTGCCCGCCGACCATCTGGTCCGCGGGCAGGACAGGTTCCTGCGGCGGCTCGGCGACGCGGCCGAGGCCGCGGCCCGCGAGCGGGTCCTCGTCACCTTCGGCATCCCGCCGACCTACCCCGCGACCGGGTTCGGCTATATCCGCCATGATCGGGGCGCCGGCCGCAGGATCGGCGGCACGATCTTTTTTCCGGCCCGGGAGTTCAAGGAAAAGCCCAGCCTGGCCCAGGCCGACGAGTACCTGGCTTCGGGCGATTACGCCTGGAACTCCGGCATGTTCCTGTGGCGGGCCGGCGTGTTCGCCGAGAAGCTCGAGCGGTTCGCGCCCGAGCTGGTCCCCGCCTGGAAGGCCATGACAGCCGCGCTGAGATCGGGGAGCCGGGCCAGGCTCAAGGCCGCTTTCAAGCTCGCCCCCGCCCTGTCGATAGATTACGCCCTCATGGAAAAGGCCGGGGGCGTCCTCGTGGCCGACGGCGATTTCGGCTGGTCGGACGTCGGCTCCTGGTCGACGCTGGCCGAGATCTGGCCCCGGGACCCGTCCGGCAACGCCGCCCGCGGCGACGTCCTCGCCCTCGATTCCAGGGATTGCCTCGTCTGGAACCCGGGCCGGTTGACGGCGCTCGTGGGCGTCCGCGACCTCGTCGTCATCCAGGCCGGCGACGCCCTGCTCGTCTGCGACGCCGCGCTCGACCAGAAGGTCAAGGACGTCGTCGAGGCCCTCAAGCGGAAGAAGCGGCTCCGCAAGTACGTCTAA
- a CDS encoding polymer-forming cytoskeletal protein produces the protein MKDKPRELNETKLAGLIDMDSEFKGDLTFKGSFRIEGTFKGTINSDSLLVIGERGKVEADVKVGQLVINGEIRGTLQATERIEVHDKGRVFGTLLAPTLIVEEGAYLEATCQTKGEPRRGASSAQEPAAV, from the coding sequence ATGAAAGACAAGCCTCGCGAGCTCAACGAAACCAAACTGGCCGGCCTGATCGACATGGATTCGGAGTTCAAGGGCGACCTGACCTTCAAGGGCTCGTTCCGGATCGAGGGCACCTTCAAGGGCACGATCAACTCGGACTCCCTCCTCGTCATCGGGGAGCGGGGCAAGGTCGAGGCCGACGTCAAGGTCGGGCAGCTGGTCATCAACGGCGAGATCCGCGGCACGCTGCAGGCGACCGAGCGGATCGAGGTTCACGACAAGGGCCGCGTTTTCGGCACGCTCCTGGCGCCGACGCTCATCGTCGAGGAAGGCGCGTACCTCGAGGCGACCTGCCAGACCAAGGGCGAGCCGCGGCGCGGCGCGTCTTCGGCGCAAGAGCCGGCCGCGGTCTGA
- the aspS gene encoding aspartate--tRNA ligase: MNTSNPTGTPLKRTDYCGALRAADEGREVVLCGWVHKTRDMGHLVFVDLRDREGLAQVVFQSDRPELAEEAKKLRGEFVVGVRGRVRRRSSVNKDIATGEVEVEAAEFRVFAASKVPPFVVADPPQASEELRLKYRYLDLRRPTMQRHIRLRHEAALAARNYLSRHGYLEIETPILANPTPEGARDFLVPSRMFKGRFYALPQSPQQFKQTLMVAGCDRYFQIVRCFRDEALRADRQLEFTQIDIETSFVDLDDFFAMNEGLMEALFGLVGRKVERPFRRLPYAEAMEKYGSDKPDLRVPLEMRDLTALGREGSSEILKNVVAAGGEIKGLLIPGGGALSRGQLDKLGEKAKELGAKGLIWIKKQDGWKSSLKTAEADYEKIWAVLGGADADLALLVADKKDTALKALGEIRRTWPIEDAARKDRLEFCWVTDFPLFDWSEEEKRFVSMHHPFTSPYEEDLPLLETSPDRVRAKAYDLVLNGVEVGGGSIRIHDMDVQRRIFKALGLTDEETQTKFGYFLDALSYGAPPHGGIAHGFDRVVMFLAGEESIREVIPFPKTTGALDLMTGSPSAVDQRQLDELGLKLKG, from the coding sequence ATGAACACTTCGAACCCGACCGGCACGCCCCTGAAACGAACGGATTACTGCGGCGCCCTGCGGGCCGCCGACGAGGGCCGCGAGGTCGTCCTCTGCGGCTGGGTCCACAAGACCCGCGACATGGGACATCTCGTCTTCGTCGATCTGCGCGACCGCGAGGGCCTGGCCCAGGTCGTCTTCCAATCCGACCGGCCGGAACTCGCCGAGGAGGCCAAGAAGCTCCGCGGCGAATTCGTCGTCGGCGTGCGCGGCCGGGTCCGCCGCCGCTCCTCCGTCAACAAGGACATCGCCACGGGCGAGGTCGAGGTCGAGGCCGCGGAGTTCCGCGTCTTCGCCGCGTCCAAGGTGCCGCCGTTCGTCGTGGCCGATCCGCCCCAGGCCTCCGAGGAGCTGCGCCTGAAGTACCGCTACCTCGACCTGCGCCGGCCGACCATGCAGCGCCATATCCGCCTCCGCCATGAGGCGGCTCTGGCCGCCAGGAACTACCTCAGCCGGCACGGCTACCTCGAGATCGAGACGCCCATCCTGGCCAACCCCACGCCCGAGGGCGCCCGCGACTTCCTGGTCCCCAGCCGCATGTTCAAGGGCCGGTTCTACGCTTTGCCCCAGTCGCCCCAGCAGTTCAAGCAGACCCTGATGGTCGCCGGCTGCGACCGCTATTTCCAGATCGTCCGTTGTTTTCGCGACGAGGCCCTGCGGGCCGACCGCCAGCTCGAGTTCACCCAGATCGACATCGAGACGAGCTTCGTCGACCTCGACGACTTCTTCGCCATGAACGAGGGCCTGATGGAGGCGCTTTTCGGCCTCGTCGGCCGGAAGGTCGAGCGGCCGTTCCGCCGGCTGCCCTACGCCGAGGCCATGGAGAAGTACGGCTCGGACAAGCCCGACCTGCGCGTGCCGCTCGAGATGCGCGACCTGACGGCCCTCGGACGCGAGGGCTCGTCCGAGATCCTGAAGAACGTCGTCGCTGCCGGCGGCGAGATCAAGGGCCTGCTCATCCCTGGCGGAGGCGCCCTTTCGCGCGGCCAGCTCGACAAGCTGGGCGAGAAGGCCAAGGAGCTCGGGGCCAAGGGCCTGATCTGGATCAAGAAGCAGGACGGCTGGAAGTCGTCGCTCAAGACGGCCGAGGCCGATTACGAGAAGATCTGGGCTGTCCTGGGCGGCGCGGACGCCGACCTGGCCCTGCTCGTCGCCGACAAGAAGGACACGGCTCTTAAGGCCCTCGGCGAGATCCGCCGGACCTGGCCGATCGAGGACGCCGCCCGCAAGGACCGCCTCGAGTTCTGCTGGGTCACGGACTTCCCGCTCTTCGATTGGAGCGAGGAGGAGAAGCGCTTCGTCTCCATGCACCACCCTTTCACCTCGCCCTACGAAGAGGACCTGCCCCTTCTCGAGACGAGCCCCGACAGGGTCCGGGCCAAGGCCTACGACCTCGTCCTCAACGGCGTCGAGGTCGGCGGAGGATCGATCCGTATCCACGACATGGACGTCCAGCGCCGCATTTTCAAAGCCCTCGGACTGACGGACGAAGAAACGCAGACGAAGTTCGGCTATTTTCTCGACGCCTTGAGCTACGGCGCGCCGCCGCACGGCGGCATCGCCCACGGCTTCGACCGCGTGGTCATGTTTCTGGCCGGGGAAGAGTCCATCCGCGAGGTCATCCCCTTCCCCAAGACGACCGGGGCCCTCGACCTGATGACCGGCTCGCCCTCGGCGGTGGACCAGCGCCAGCTCGACGAGCTGGGGCTGAAGCTCAAGGGCTGA
- a CDS encoding pitrilysin family protein, which yields MNRKIFAILALTLVCAGLGLAQAKHPSELKYPALKYDPPDPKAFKVVYAGGLRAYVQEDKSLPLFNITALVNCGDLYVPKDKTGLGTVLGDQLIKGGTAAKDGSAIEERIDFLGGTLSFMVGERTSTLSLSVLSKDLDEGLATFFDVLRNPAFREEPLKLAKARFVEQLRQANDQPSQVLNREYERLLYGDNAVTWQPTKAVYEGLTAADLKAFHAKYFSPKNVILAVSGDFSKAALKAKIEKLAAGWQGGAASFPALPKSFPSPEPGVYFVQKAINQGYISLGHLGFEDTNPDYFAVQVMNFILGGGSFTSRITTKVRSDEGLSYNQGSRFNFRWGLPGTFAGYVQTKSATVGYAISLILAEFDRIRRQPVTDAEMETAVNYYLESFADNFQSPQTTMMNFANLEMTGKPADYYKTYLAKIKAVTKARVQEVATKYIQPQKMAIMIVGDWEPCNKGGDKWPGPLDRLGKVHRVSLTDPMTGQEIK from the coding sequence ATGAACAGAAAGATCTTCGCCATCCTGGCCCTCACGCTCGTCTGCGCCGGACTCGGGCTGGCCCAGGCCAAGCACCCGTCCGAGCTCAAGTACCCGGCCCTCAAGTACGATCCGCCGGACCCGAAAGCGTTCAAGGTCGTCTACGCCGGCGGCCTGCGGGCCTATGTCCAGGAGGACAAGAGCCTGCCTCTCTTCAACATCACCGCGCTCGTCAACTGCGGCGATCTCTACGTCCCAAAAGATAAGACGGGGCTGGGCACCGTCCTCGGCGACCAGCTCATCAAGGGCGGCACCGCGGCCAAGGACGGCTCGGCCATCGAGGAGCGCATCGATTTTCTCGGCGGCACGCTGAGCTTCATGGTCGGAGAGCGGACCTCGACGCTGAGCCTCTCGGTCCTGTCGAAGGACCTCGACGAGGGCCTGGCCACGTTCTTCGACGTCCTTCGCAACCCGGCCTTCCGCGAGGAGCCCCTGAAGCTGGCCAAGGCCCGCTTCGTCGAACAGCTGCGGCAGGCCAACGACCAGCCGAGCCAGGTCCTCAACCGGGAGTACGAGCGGCTTCTCTACGGCGACAACGCCGTGACCTGGCAGCCGACCAAGGCCGTGTACGAAGGCCTCACGGCGGCCGACCTCAAGGCCTTCCACGCCAAATACTTCTCGCCGAAGAACGTCATCCTGGCCGTATCGGGCGACTTTTCCAAGGCCGCCCTCAAGGCCAAGATCGAGAAGCTCGCCGCCGGCTGGCAAGGCGGCGCCGCCTCGTTCCCGGCCCTGCCCAAGTCTTTCCCGTCGCCCGAGCCGGGCGTATATTTCGTCCAGAAGGCCATCAACCAGGGCTACATCAGCCTCGGTCACCTCGGGTTCGAGGACACGAATCCCGACTATTTCGCCGTCCAGGTCATGAACTTCATCCTCGGCGGCGGCAGCTTCACCTCGCGGATCACGACCAAGGTCCGCTCGGACGAGGGCCTGTCCTATAACCAGGGCAGCCGCTTCAACTTCCGCTGGGGCCTGCCGGGCACGTTCGCCGGTTACGTCCAGACGAAATCCGCCACGGTCGGCTACGCCATCTCCCTGATCCTGGCCGAGTTCGACCGCATCCGCAGGCAGCCCGTTACGGACGCCGAGATGGAGACGGCGGTCAACTACTACCTTGAAAGCTTCGCCGACAATTTCCAGTCGCCGCAGACGACCATGATGAATTTCGCCAATCTGGAGATGACCGGCAAGCCGGCGGACTACTACAAGACCTACCTCGCGAAGATCAAGGCCGTGACCAAAGCCCGGGTCCAGGAGGTGGCGACGAAATACATCCAGCCGCAGAAGATGGCGATCATGATCGTCGGCGACTGGGAGCCTTGCAACAAGGGCGGCGACAAGTGGCCCGGCCCGCTCGACAGGCTGGGCAAGGTCCACAGGGTCAGTCTGACCGACCCGATGACCGGACAGGAGATCAAGTGA